The Nitrospira sp. genome has a window encoding:
- a CDS encoding MCE family protein — MEPKVNYVLVGSFVAFLGAAVLVGILWLGKTDYRGLYDRYEAHMKESVAGLSVNSTVKYRGVDVGRVRDIALKPDNPEEVLLILDIARGTPIKTDTLAVLETQGLTGLATVNLTGGSREAPALVAVEGQMYPVIKTGPSLFFRLDEAVSRLLSEEGLAQLIVHLDSAAVGVTKMLDEENQTLLKRTIKDLSDVAQTIATHRTQIDQSLNGAARSVDNLVKVTASLNAEVPTLLTNINKSVEALGTATDELARTSKTVGTVVNESKPELQQFSKRTLPDAGLLVTELRQLTGTLSRVARELEREPSSLVFGRKARPRGPGE, encoded by the coding sequence ATGGAACCAAAGGTCAACTATGTGCTTGTTGGCTCGTTTGTGGCGTTTCTCGGAGCGGCTGTTTTGGTCGGGATCTTGTGGCTCGGGAAGACCGACTATCGAGGCTTATACGACCGGTACGAAGCCCATATGAAGGAGTCGGTCGCAGGATTGAGTGTGAATTCGACCGTTAAATATCGCGGTGTCGATGTAGGTCGAGTGAGGGACATTGCCTTGAAGCCAGATAATCCGGAAGAAGTCCTCCTGATACTTGATATCGCCCGCGGAACCCCGATCAAGACGGATACGCTTGCGGTGCTCGAAACCCAAGGGCTCACCGGTCTTGCGACAGTCAATTTGACGGGAGGCAGCCGAGAGGCACCAGCATTAGTTGCGGTAGAAGGGCAGATGTATCCGGTCATCAAGACCGGCCCATCGCTGTTCTTCCGCTTGGATGAGGCCGTCTCTCGGTTGCTTTCCGAGGAAGGTTTGGCCCAGTTGATTGTACATCTTGATTCCGCAGCCGTAGGCGTGACGAAGATGCTCGATGAGGAAAATCAAACGCTGCTCAAACGCACGATCAAGGATCTCTCAGATGTTGCCCAAACCATTGCCACCCACAGAACTCAGATTGATCAAAGTTTGAACGGTGCGGCGAGGAGTGTCGACAACCTCGTCAAGGTGACGGCGTCATTGAATGCGGAAGTTCCGACGTTGCTCACGAACATCAATAAAAGCGTCGAGGCGCTAGGAACCGCTACCGATGAGCTGGCCCGGACCAGTAAGACCGTTGGAACGGTCGTCAACGAATCCAAACCGGAGCTCCAGCAATTCTCGAAACGCACACTACCCGACGCCGGCCTATTAGTCACGGAGCTCAGACAGCTTACGGGTACGCTGAGTCGTGTGGCGCGGGAGTTGGAGCGAGAACCAAGCTCGTTGGTATTTGGACGGAAGGCACGACCACGTGGTCCTGGGGAATAA
- a CDS encoding membrane integrity-associated transporter subunit PqiC: MKKYWFLHVICALWISALPGCLSPRSDSPEIHTYQLSLDEQRSEVRREPLDGPVLLVSPPQAEPGFETQRMVYVKRPFQIEYFAVNEWADAPVRMFAPLMVHALNHSGTWRAVIPHPSSIPGDYRLDTDGFLLQHEFIQQPSRVRITARLQLVDLKESAILGTRSFETVENAPSENAYGGVLAANRAVAGLLDQITSWLQQCIRHSLECGRS; this comes from the coding sequence ATGAAGAAGTATTGGTTCCTTCATGTCATATGTGCCCTGTGGATTTCTGCACTGCCGGGCTGTTTGTCGCCCAGATCGGATTCACCGGAAATCCATACGTATCAGTTGAGCCTCGATGAACAGCGGAGCGAAGTCCGGCGTGAACCGCTCGATGGTCCGGTGTTGCTCGTGAGTCCCCCTCAAGCGGAGCCTGGATTTGAAACGCAACGTATGGTGTACGTCAAACGTCCGTTCCAAATCGAATATTTTGCCGTGAATGAATGGGCCGATGCACCGGTGCGCATGTTTGCTCCGTTGATGGTCCATGCACTTAATCACAGCGGGACGTGGCGTGCTGTGATCCCACACCCGAGCTCGATCCCTGGGGACTATCGCCTTGATACGGATGGATTTCTCCTCCAGCATGAGTTTATCCAACAGCCCAGTCGAGTCAGAATTACAGCTCGGCTGCAGCTTGTCGACCTGAAGGAATCGGCGATTCTCGGAACCCGGTCTTTTGAGACGGTGGAGAATGCTCCAAGCGAGAATGCCTATGGGGGGGTGCTGGCCGCCAACCGAGCAGTCGCTGGTTTGCTCGATCAGATTACGTCGTGGCTTCAGCAATGTATTCGGCATTCATTGGAGTGCGGCCGTTCATAG
- a CDS encoding OsmC family protein, with translation MEQKSKVYMYQTAVKWTEQRKGLMSCAGKPEVQVATPPEFKGHEGIWSPEDLFVASANICLMTTFLAVAERAGLAFSAYESTAEGRLELVEGKFQFTAITIRPSITLKSGEDAAKAKELIEKAERNCLISNSMNATVTLEPIMC, from the coding sequence ATGGAACAGAAGAGCAAGGTCTACATGTATCAAACCGCCGTGAAATGGACGGAACAGCGCAAGGGACTCATGTCCTGTGCAGGAAAACCGGAGGTCCAAGTGGCCACGCCTCCTGAATTCAAGGGGCATGAGGGTATTTGGTCTCCCGAAGATCTCTTCGTGGCGTCCGCCAACATTTGTCTGATGACAACGTTTCTTGCTGTAGCGGAGCGGGCCGGCCTCGCTTTCTCTGCTTACGAAAGTACGGCGGAAGGTCGGTTGGAACTGGTGGAGGGCAAGTTTCAGTTCACCGCTATTACGATCAGACCGTCCATCACGTTGAAGTCCGGGGAAGATGCGGCGAAGGCCAAGGAACTGATCGAAAAAGCCGAGCGCAATTGCCTGATTTCCAACTCGATGAACGCCACGGTTACGCTAGAGCCGATCATGTGCTAG
- a CDS encoding 4'-phosphopantetheinyl transferase superfamily protein — protein sequence MTLDGSSHCLKKCREWLDEREHTRAARLVRERDREYYILSHGGLRAVLSRYLAVGPDAVGFDRSASGKPMLATTLRESSAITFNLSHAHGRALIAVSNGQEVGVDLESVRSDIQVEQLSRRFFTPLEHRVVLQSAAEQRTAVFFRYWVAKEAVLKAQGIGLQGLSGCEITLEVDHGGKAKQVRVDSNLRDSMNVQLLACDNGWEAAVAARNLDRMHQWGSSLE from the coding sequence ATGACGCTCGACGGATCATCACACTGCCTGAAGAAATGCAGGGAGTGGTTGGATGAGCGAGAGCACACGCGCGCGGCTCGCCTTGTTCGGGAGCGAGACCGGGAATACTATATCCTGTCGCACGGAGGCCTCCGAGCAGTGCTCAGCCGATATCTGGCTGTTGGCCCCGATGCCGTAGGTTTTGATCGCAGCGCATCGGGCAAGCCCATGTTGGCAACGACATTACGCGAGTCCTCAGCGATCACATTCAATCTGTCTCACGCCCATGGCCGCGCGCTCATTGCTGTTTCCAATGGGCAAGAAGTTGGGGTCGATCTTGAATCCGTTCGTTCAGATATCCAGGTCGAACAATTATCCAGACGTTTTTTTACCCCACTTGAACATAGGGTGGTCCTGCAATCAGCCGCAGAGCAGCGAACTGCCGTATTCTTTCGCTACTGGGTTGCAAAAGAGGCGGTGCTGAAGGCGCAAGGTATCGGGCTTCAGGGATTGTCTGGGTGTGAGATCACACTAGAGGTGGATCATGGTGGGAAAGCCAAGCAAGTCCGAGTCGATTCCAATCTCCGAGATTCGATGAACGTCCAGCTCCTCGCTTGCGACAACGGCTGGGAAGCAGCCGTGGCTGCCAGGAACCTCGACCGAATGCACCAGTGGGGTTCGAGCCTGGAGTAG
- a CDS encoding cyclic peptide export ABC transporter, whose translation MRFGRLLRFVAQRSRSMAWIMVSVGLLSGLLSAGVLALINHVLHHPSEHTLLFALGFIALVAGKILANVVSQLLLVRFAQDTIVDISLSLCAKIVRAPLRRSEERGPANILVTLTDDVSWVTWSVQCFPSFLMNVALVLGCGIFLAWLSWSVFLGVAGVAVVSLLGQQWLHTSTRRLIEASREARAELFHRFRSLTDGLKELMMHRARREEFVNQEVRGAAEYYRETALKERRIRAILGVWTQVSFYSLIGFLIFFFPSLATSSPEALTGYIVAVIYVMGPISSIIEVVPTLERGQVALDNIERLGISLDVDRDDPQTKEVIGPKPATAPIVHWDKVEFSYGGGDAADTPFTLGPVSLELRPGELLFIIGGNGSGKSTLVKVLAGLYQPLRGEVRLNGTTITDDNREWYREHFSIIFSDFHLFNKLLGHPDSQVETLVPEYLRLLHLDQKVTVRDRKFSTLNLSQGQRKRLALVTAYLEDRSIYVFDEWAADQDPQYKEIFYKTLLPDLRARGKSVIVITHDDRYFHLGNQVVKLDDGKVIAHHVNAKADAPQA comes from the coding sequence ATGCGGTTCGGACGCCTTCTTCGCTTTGTCGCGCAGCGGTCGAGATCCATGGCCTGGATCATGGTCAGTGTCGGCCTGTTGTCTGGTTTATTGAGCGCCGGGGTCTTGGCGCTCATTAATCATGTGCTGCACCATCCCTCCGAGCACACTCTCCTTTTTGCATTGGGGTTTATCGCCCTCGTCGCGGGTAAGATTTTGGCCAACGTCGTGTCTCAACTGCTGCTCGTCCGATTCGCCCAAGACACAATCGTGGATATCTCGCTATCACTCTGTGCGAAGATCGTGCGAGCTCCGCTGCGTCGCTCCGAAGAGCGAGGACCTGCCAATATTCTGGTGACCTTGACGGATGACGTCAGCTGGGTAACCTGGTCGGTCCAATGTTTTCCGAGTTTCCTCATGAACGTGGCCCTGGTCTTGGGGTGCGGGATCTTTCTTGCCTGGTTGTCGTGGAGTGTATTTTTAGGAGTGGCCGGCGTCGCCGTCGTCAGCCTCCTCGGACAGCAGTGGTTACATACGAGTACTCGCAGGCTCATTGAGGCATCGCGCGAGGCCAGAGCCGAACTGTTTCATCGTTTTCGCTCGCTCACCGATGGGTTGAAGGAGCTGATGATGCATCGGGCGAGACGGGAAGAATTTGTCAATCAGGAAGTGCGCGGGGCGGCAGAGTACTATCGAGAGACCGCGCTCAAAGAGAGGCGGATACGCGCCATCCTGGGAGTTTGGACTCAGGTCTCATTTTACTCCCTCATCGGATTTCTCATTTTTTTCTTCCCATCACTCGCGACCAGTTCTCCGGAGGCCTTGACAGGCTATATCGTCGCCGTAATCTATGTGATGGGGCCTATCTCAAGCATCATTGAAGTCGTACCAACCCTTGAGAGAGGCCAAGTGGCCCTCGATAATATTGAACGATTGGGTATTTCGCTGGATGTCGACCGCGATGACCCTCAAACGAAGGAAGTGATCGGCCCGAAGCCTGCAACCGCTCCGATCGTGCACTGGGACAAGGTCGAATTTTCATATGGAGGGGGAGACGCGGCCGACACACCGTTCACGCTCGGCCCAGTCAGTCTCGAACTGCGTCCAGGTGAGCTACTGTTTATCATCGGAGGGAATGGAAGCGGGAAATCCACGCTCGTGAAAGTGCTGGCTGGGTTATACCAACCGTTACGGGGAGAGGTCCGACTGAATGGAACGACGATCACCGATGATAATCGGGAATGGTATCGCGAACACTTCTCGATCATCTTTTCAGATTTTCATCTCTTCAACAAGCTGCTCGGTCACCCCGACTCTCAGGTGGAGACGCTCGTGCCTGAGTACCTGCGATTGCTGCATTTGGACCAAAAAGTGACCGTACGCGATCGCAAGTTTTCGACCCTCAACCTTTCGCAAGGGCAACGGAAGCGGTTGGCGCTTGTGACGGCGTACCTTGAGGACCGTTCCATTTACGTGTTTGATGAATGGGCCGCGGATCAAGACCCGCAATACAAGGAGATCTTTTACAAGACCTTGCTCCCGGACCTGCGCGCGCGGGGGAAATCGGTCATCGTCATCACGCACGATGATCGGTATTTCCATCTCGGCAATCAGGTTGTTAAGCTGGATGATGGTAAAGTCATTGCGCATCATGTGAATGCCAAGGCAGATGCGCCTCAGGCATAA